One stretch of Ptiloglossa arizonensis isolate GNS036 chromosome 7, iyPtiAriz1_principal, whole genome shotgun sequence DNA includes these proteins:
- the LOC143148855 gene encoding upstream stimulatory factor 1 isoform X1 encodes MDILEQHLEQQDVSTVNAKDDGGTGIVIEEAEIVDCEGETVGEDGMRYQEALAYRVVQVNGTTAGNEIELPVTQPGNNTVQVLTSPLNGQFYVIGNANDVFTTAQTSRSLVPRTTTLQIETPRNCTTGLKKRDDRRRATHNEVERRRRDKINNWIAKLGKIIPECNATSTANGSGSSGESKANYETQSKGGILAKACEYIGELRVANQGLGQCLRDNEKLRQEITALKQLVTQLKRENLQLRTQITSTTGANVDVVHLSP; translated from the exons ATGGATATATTGGAGCAGCACCTCGAACAGCAGGATGTCAG CACTGTTAACGCGAAGGATGACGGCGGCACGGGAATTGTTATCGAAGAGGCGGAAATCGTCGACTGCGAAG GAGAAACTGTTGGGGAAGATGGAATGCGCTATCAAGAAGCACTTGCTTATAGAGTGGTTCAAGTAAATGGCACTACTGCTGGTAATGAAATAGAATTGCCAGTTACGCAACCAGGAAATAATACTGTACAGGTCTTAACATCTCCGTTAAATGGCCAATTTTATGTTATTGGAAATGCCAACGATGTTTTCACCACTGCGCAAACTTCTAGATCTCTGGTTCCTAGAACCACTACTTTACAAATAGAAACACCAAGAAATTGTACTACAGGATTAAAGAAG AGAGACGATAGGCGGAGGGCTACTCATAATGAAGTTGAACGCAGACGaagagataaaataaataattggatTGCAAAGTTGGGAAAAATTATTCCCGAATGCAATGCTACTTCAACTGCTAATGGAAGTGGTAGCAGTGGTGAAAGCAAAGCAAATTATGAAACACAG AGCAAAGGAGGAATATTAGCAAAAGCCTGTGAATACATAGGAGAGTTGCGAGTCGCTAATCAAGGGCTGGGTCAATGTTTGCGAGATAATGAAAAGCTGCGACAAGAAATAACTGCTTTGAAGCAACTTGTTACACAATTGAAACGTGAGAATCTTCAACTCAGGACACAAATAACATCTACTACAGGAGCTAATGTTGATGTTGTTCATTTGAGTCCTTAA
- the LOC143148855 gene encoding upstream stimulatory factor 1 isoform X2 — MRYQEALAYRVVQVNGTTAGNEIELPVTQPGNNTVQVLTSPLNGQFYVIGNANDVFTTAQTSRSLVPRTTTLQIETPRNCTTGLKKRDDRRRATHNEVERRRRDKINNWIAKLGKIIPECNATSTANGSGSSGESKANYETQSKGGILAKACEYIGELRVANQGLGQCLRDNEKLRQEITALKQLVTQLKRENLQLRTQITSTTGANVDVVHLSP; from the exons ATGCGCTATCAAGAAGCACTTGCTTATAGAGTGGTTCAAGTAAATGGCACTACTGCTGGTAATGAAATAGAATTGCCAGTTACGCAACCAGGAAATAATACTGTACAGGTCTTAACATCTCCGTTAAATGGCCAATTTTATGTTATTGGAAATGCCAACGATGTTTTCACCACTGCGCAAACTTCTAGATCTCTGGTTCCTAGAACCACTACTTTACAAATAGAAACACCAAGAAATTGTACTACAGGATTAAAGAAG AGAGACGATAGGCGGAGGGCTACTCATAATGAAGTTGAACGCAGACGaagagataaaataaataattggatTGCAAAGTTGGGAAAAATTATTCCCGAATGCAATGCTACTTCAACTGCTAATGGAAGTGGTAGCAGTGGTGAAAGCAAAGCAAATTATGAAACACAG AGCAAAGGAGGAATATTAGCAAAAGCCTGTGAATACATAGGAGAGTTGCGAGTCGCTAATCAAGGGCTGGGTCAATGTTTGCGAGATAATGAAAAGCTGCGACAAGAAATAACTGCTTTGAAGCAACTTGTTACACAATTGAAACGTGAGAATCTTCAACTCAGGACACAAATAACATCTACTACAGGAGCTAATGTTGATGTTGTTCATTTGAGTCCTTAA
- the LOC143148853 gene encoding V-type proton ATPase catalytic subunit A — MTSQRLPKIGNEEKESKFGYVYAVSGPVVTAEKMSGSAMYELVRVGYYELVGEIIRLEGDMATIQVYEETNGVTVGDPVLRTGKPLSVELGPGILGSIFDGIQRPLKDINELTSSIYIPKGINVPALSRTASWEFNPTNIKNGSHITGGDLFGVVFENTLVKHRMILPPKSKGTVTYVAPAGNYTVTDVVLETEFDGETHKYSMLQVWPVRQPRPVTEKLPANHPLLTGQRVLDSLFPCVQGGTTAIPGAFGCGKTVISQALSKYSNSDVIIYVGCGERGNEMSEVLRDFPELTVEIDGVTESIMKRTALVANTSNMPVAAREASIYTGITLSEYFRDMGYNVSMMADSTSRWAEALREISGRLAEMPADSGYPAYLGARLASFYERAGRVKCLGNPDREGSVSIVGAVSPPGGDFSDPVTSATLGIVQVFWGLDKKLAQRKHFPSINWLISYSKYLRALDDFYDKNFQEFVPLRTKVKEILQEEEDLSEIVQLVGKASLAETDKITLEVAKLLKDDFLQQNSYSPYDRFCPFYKTVGMLRNMIAFYDMARHAVESTAQSDNKITWNVIRDSMGNILYQLTSMKFKDPVKEGEAKIRTDFDQLHEDIQQAFRNLED, encoded by the exons ATGACGAGCCAAAGGTTACCAAAAATTGGTAATGAAGAGAAGGAATCCAAATTTGGTTATGTATATGCTGTATCTGGTCCTG TTGTCACCGCTGAAAAAATGTCTGGCTCAGCTATGTACGAGCTGGTCAGAGTAGGATATTATGAACTGGTAGGAGAAATTATTCGTTTGGAAGGTGATATGGCTACCATTCAG GTATATGAAGAAACTAATGGTGTAACTGTAGGAGATCCTGTATTGCGTACTGGTAAACCTTTATCTGTAGAACTGGGCCCTGGTATTCTTGGCAGTATTTTTGATGGTATTCAGAGACCACTGAAGGATATCAATGAACTTACCAGCTCCATTTACATCCCAAAGGGTATCAATGTACCAGCATTATCAAGAACTGCATCTTGGGAATTTAATccaacaaatataaaaaatggcAGTCATATCACTGGTGGGGATCTATTTGGTGTAGTTTTTGAAAATACATTAGTGAAGCATAGAATGATTTTACCTCCAAAAAGTAAGGGAACTGTGACTTATGTAGCACCTGCTGGAAACTATACAGTTACA gaTGTAGTCTTGGAAACAGAATTCGATGGTGAAACGCACAAGTATAGTATGCTTCAG GTGTGGCCGGTTCGTCAACCTCGTCCTGTTACTGAAAAATTGCCAGCCAACCATCCTTTACTCACTGGCCAAAGAGTCTTGGACTCACTCTTCCC ATGTGTCCAAGGTGGAACAACGGCAATTCCAGGTGCCTTCGGTTGTGGTAAAACCGTAATTTCACAAGCTCtgtccaagtattcgaattctgaTGTCATTATTTATGTCGGATGCGGAGAGCGTGGTAATGAAATGTCCGAAGTACTGCGCGATTTCCCTGAATTGACTGTAGAAATTGACGGTGTTACCGAATCTATCATGAAGCGTACAGCTTTAGTTGCTAATACTTCAAACATGCCTGTGGCTGCTCGTGAGGCATCAATTTATACCG GTATCACTCTGTCAGAATACTTTAGAGATATGGGTTACAACGTTTCCATGATGGCAGATTCAACATCTCGTTGGGCCGAAGCTCTTCGTGAAATTTCTGGTCGTTTGGCTGAAATGCCTGCAGATTCCGGTTATCCTGCTTATCTTGGAGCTCGTCTAGCTAGTTTCTACGAACGTGCAGGAAG AGTAAAATGCCTAGGTAATCCTGATCGTGAAGGTTCCGTCAGTATTGTAGGTGCTGTATCACCACCAGGTGGTGATTTCTCTGATCCTGTTACTAGTGCCACCCTTGGTATTGTACAG GTGTTTTGGGGTCTTGATAAGAAACTTGCACAACGCAAACACTTTCCATCCATTAATTGGCTTATATCATACAGTAAATATCTGCGAGCTTTAGACGACTTCTATGATaaaaatttccaagaattcgTCCCTTTGAGAACAAAAGTAAAAGAGATTTTGCAAGAAGAAGAGGATCTATCAGAAATTGTACAGTTAGTTGGTAAAGCTTCCCTTGCCGAGACGGACAAAATTACTTTGGAGGttgcaaaacttttgaaagATGACTTTTTACAACAAAACAG ttaTTCACCGTACGATCGTTTCTGTCCATTCTATAAAACTGTGGGAATGTTACGAAACATGATTGCATTTTATGATATGGCAAGGCATGCAGTTGAATCTACGGCGCAGTCTGACAATAAAATAACGTGGAACGTTATTAGAGATAGCATGGGTAACATTTTGTACCAATTGACTTCCATGAAATTCaag gacCCGGTAAAAGAAGGCGAAGCAAAAATCAGAACTGATTTCGATCAGTTACACGAAGATATTCAACAGGCGTTTAGAAATCTAGAAGATTAA
- the LOC143148856 gene encoding 5'-deoxynucleotidase HDDC2 gives MNTQNLQEFMELLGRLKHMKRTGWVMKNISNPETIAGHMYRMAILSFLVDNEENLDKVKIMQMTLIHDLAECIVGDITPHCGIPPDEKHRLEDDAMEKICRLIGDKGPIILEMFREYEKQESPEAKYVKDLDILDLIMQAYEYEKRDNVPGMLEEFFVASNGKIRHPFINKIASDIIKRRANLYHSLSNSK, from the exons ATGAATACACAGAATTTGCAAGAATTCATGGAGTTGCTTGGACGATTAAAG CACATGAAGAGAACAGGTTGGGTCATGAAGAACATTTCTAACCCAGAAACAATTGCTGGTCACATGTACAGAATGGCCATACTCTCTTTCCTAGTAGATAATGAAGAGAATTTAGACAAAGTGAA AATCATGCAGATGACTTTAATTCATGATCTAGCTGAATGTATTGTGGGAGATATAACACCTCATTGTGGTATTCCACCTGATGAGAAGCACAGGTTAGAGGATGACGCTATGGAGAAGATTTGTAGACTTATAGGTGACAAAGGACCTATAATATTGGAAATGTTTCGT GAATATGAGAAACAAGAATCTCCTGAAGCAAAATATGTGAAAGATTTGgatatattagatttaattaTGCAGGCATATGAATATGAGAAAAGAGACAATGTTCCTGGGATGTTAGAGGAATTTTTTGTAGCATCTAATGGAAAAATCAGACAtccttttattaataaaatagcatCCGATATTATTAAAAGGAGAGCAAATCTATATCATAGTTTATCcaattcaaaataa
- the LOC143149008 gene encoding nicotinamidase: METKSVESMIDSLDEKKWSSTEKFLANFNLSSEKSTLNYTKFRVICTTLFSQDEIQQNDWRIQDIFSLFDRDCDGVLKGCEWETFYDWLRSVIEPVVALVVVDVQNDFIEGSLALRDCGCNQDGVDVVEPINRLIKEGQFNKVIYSLDWHPENHISFYENLHLRELHADSKVTKENAKPFDTVIFADPYMEQKLWPKHCVMNTWGSQLYKDLVIAPNAEMVLKGENPDVDSYSAFYDNNSKNCTQLLTILRSACITHVYICGLAYDVCVMATVMDGLRLGYPITVVDDCCRGVDANNVDNAKELILENGGTICTIDDALLSINMKKQNLVTSHRSAKLITSMSSK, translated from the exons ATGGAAACAAAAAGTGTCGAATCTATGATTGATTCACTTGATGAGAAGAAATGGTCGTCCACCGAGAAGTTTTTGGCCAATTTCAATTTATCATCGGAGAAAAGCACCTTAAATTACACAAAATTTCGTGTAATTTGCACGACTCTGTTTTCACAAGACGAGATTCAGCAGAACGATTGGAGGATTCAGGACATTTTCAGTTTATTCGACCGCGATTGTGACGGTGTCCTCAAAGGATGTGAATGGGAAAC ATTCTACGACTGGTTGCGGAGTGTAATCGAACCTGTAGTCGCTCTGGTGGTCGTGGATGTTCAAAATGATTTTATCGAGGGATCTTTAGCTCTCCGTGATTGTGGATGTAACCAGGATGGAGTGGACGTGGTGGAGCCGATAAATCGTTTGATAAAAGAGGGACAGTTCAACAAAGTTATTTACTCGCTGGACTGGCATCCCGAAAATCACATCAGTTTCTACGAAAATTTGCATTTACGAGAACTACATGCGGACTCGAAG GTAACAAAAGAAAATGCGAAGCCATTCGACACGGTAATATTCGCCGATCCCTATATGGAGCAAAAACTCTGGCCCAAGCATTGCGTTATGAACACATGGGGGTCTCAGCTGTATAAAGATCTTGTGATCGCTCCGAATGCAGAGATG GTGCTAAAGGGAGAAAATCCGGATGTGGATTCTTACTCGGCGTTTTATGATAACAATTCCAAGAATTGTACCCAACTGTTAACAATTTTGCGCTCAGCTTGTATCACACACGTGTACATTTGCGGTCTCGCTTACGATGTCTGCGTGATGGCCACCGTCATGGACGGCCTTCGCTTGGGATATCCAATAACTGTGGTCGATGATTGTTGCCGTGGCGTTGACGCAAATAATGTCGACAATGCGAAAGAATTGATCTTGGAAAATGGTGGTACGATATGCACCATCGACGATGCTCTATTGTCGATAAACATGAAAAAACAAAATCTTGTTACAAGCCATCGATCCGCAAAGTTGATAACCTCGATGTCCTCCAAATGA
- the LOC143149657 gene encoding uncharacterized protein LOC143149657: MFTTKDKGSLRLCLLLILQLNVRMGISDNLSNVSMIETPGPWSEILENWIVSDWKSSRSSKVMKLGDKTLTVSSKISTPNKREVTETDLYLLGAIEKLVYRVDFLENRLRRAEELLYYVISGNTNEKEPCPSNYTKIGQNCYHFSDRDFNWKSSASLCRGMGGHLLEFETKDEKREVLSNLQTNSKLKGKHFWTGGLNPGLLWIWASSAKPVYQNTKQTVPGDGRCLKLSYNSTSKLYDYRSDDCGARHRYACKLTVDDESANKIEKSARSLISGQH; this comes from the exons AT GTTTACCACGAAGGATAAAGGATCTCTTCGTTTGTGTCTTTTGCTGATTTTGCAGTTGAACGTCCGCATGGGGATTTCTG ACAACCTATCGAACGTTTCCATGATCGAAACACCAGGACCGTGGTCCGAAATCTTAGAAAATTGGATCGTCTCCGACTGGAAATcctctcgatcgtcgaaagtCATGAAACTGGGCGATAAAACCTTGACTGTTTCGAGCAAAATATCGACACCGAACAAGAGAGAGGTTACCGAAACCGATCTCTATCTCCTTG GCGCTATAGAAAAACTCGTCTACAGGGTAGATTTCCTCGAGAATCGTCTAAGGAGGGCAGAAGAACTTCTGTATTACGTGATTTCGGGAAATACAAATGAAAAAG AGCCTTGCCCATCGAATTACACGAAGATCGGCCAAAATTGCTATCATTTCAGCGATCGTGATTTCAACTGGAAATCGTCCGCCAGCCTCTGCCGCGGAATGGGTGGTCATTTGCTCGAATTCGAAACAAAGGACGAGAAACGAGAGGTGTTGTCCAATTTGCAAACGAATTCGAAATTGAAGGGGAAACACTTCTGGACCGGTGGATTGAATCCAGGACTTTTGTGGATTTGGGCAAGCAGCGCGAAACCAGTTTATCAGAACACGAAACAAACTGTACCTGGAGACGGCAG GTGCTTAAAGCTGTCCTACAACTCAACGTCCAAGCTGTACGATTACCGTAGCGACGATTGTGGGGCAAGGCACAGATACGCCTGTAAATTAACGGTAGACGACGAGTcagcgaataaaattgaaaaatccgcGCGAAGTCTGATAAGCGGACAACATTAG